From Nicotiana tabacum cultivar K326 chromosome 22, ASM71507v2, whole genome shotgun sequence, one genomic window encodes:
- the LOC107772248 gene encoding calnexin homolog 1, which produces MKEQNRRMWTQYALLLLAGCFVSQLYASSDVKIYESFDEAFDGRWIVSEKEDYNGAWKHAKSEGHDDYGLLVSEKARKYAIVKELDDVVDLKDGAVVLQYEVRLQDGLECGGAYLKYLRPQEAGWIPKEFNNESPYTIMFGPDKCGTTNKVHFILKHKNPKSGEYIEHHLKFPPSVPSDKLTHVYTAVLKSDNELLILIDGEEKKKANFLSADDFEPPLIPAETIPDPEDKKPEGWDERAKIPDPDAKKPDDWDEDAPMEIEDEDAEKPEGWLDDEPEEIDDPEATKPEDWVDEEDGEWEAPKIDNPKCAEGPGCGEWKRPMKSNPAYKGKWHAPLIDNPNYKGIWKPRDIPNPNYFELDRPNFEPIAAIGIEIWTMQDGILFDNILIASDEKVAESYRKTAWKPKFDAEKVKQKAEEVANSGGLKGFQKVVFDLLYKVADIPLLGEHKSKVLDLLAKAETQPNLTVGVVISIIIVIFTVLLKLIFGGKKQQPARATAEPKKSDGAEASTSNNEGATEEKEEQNEDAAAAPRRRTRRDN; this is translated from the exons ATGAAAGAGCAGAATCGGAGGATGTGGACGCAATATGCACTGTTGCTATTGGCCGGTTGCTTCGTCTCTCAACTCTACGCCTCTTCAGATGTG AAAATTTACGAGTCATTCGATGAGGCATTTGATGGGCGTTGGATTGTGTCTGAGAAAGAGGACTATAATG GTGCGTGGAAACATGCCAAGAGTGAAGGGCATGATGACTATGGGCTTCTTGTGAGTGAAAAGGCAAGGAAATATGCTATTGTCAAGGAGCTTGACGATGTTGTCGACCTCAAAGATGGAGCTGTGGTTCTTCAATATGAAGTTCGCCTCCAGGATGGACTTGAATGTGGTGGTGCTTATCTTAAATACCTCCGGCCCCAAGAGGCAGGTTGGATTCCCAAGGAATTCAACAACGAGTCTCCCTATACTATAATGTTTGGACCAGATAAATGTGGAACCACAAACAAGGTTCACTTCATCTTGAAACACAAGAATCCTAAGAGTGGGGAGTACATCGAACACCACCTTAAGTTTCCACCATCTGTACCTTCTGACAAACTAACCCATGTCTACACTGCTGTGCTGAAATCGGACAACGAGTTGCTGATCTTGATTGACGGGGAAGAGAAAAAGAAGGCAAACTTCCTTTCAGCTGATGATTTTGAGCCACCTCTCATTCCTGCAGAGACCATTCCAGATCCAGAAGATAAGAAGCCTGAGGGCTGGGATGAGAGGGCAAAAATTCCAGACCCAGATGCTAAGAAACCAGATGATTGGGACGAGGATGCACCAATGGAAATTGAAGATGAAGATGCTGAGAAGCCCGAGGGATGGTTGGATGACGAACCTGAAGAGATAGATGATCCTGAGGCAACAAAGCCTGAAGATTGGGTTGATGAGGAAGATGGTGAATGGGAGGCTCCAAAAATTGATAACCCGAAGTGTGCAGAAGGCCCTGGATGTGGGGAGTGGAAAAGACCAATGAAGAGCAATCCAGCTTACAAGGGAAAATGGCATGCTCCACTGATTGACAATCCCAATTACAAGGGTATTTGGAAGCCAAGGGATATTCCAAATCCTAACTATTTCGAACTCGACAGGCCGAATTTCGAGCCTATTGCAGCAATTGGCATTGAAATCTGGACAATGCAGGATGGTATATTATTTGACAATATCTTGATAGCAAGTGATGAGAAGGTTGCAGAATCATACAGGAAGACTGCATGGAAGCCCAAGTTTGATGCAGAGAAGGTAAAACAGAAGGCTGAGGAAGTAGCAAACTCTGGTGGGCTCAAAGGATTCCAG AAAGTGGTATTTGATCTTCTCTACAAGGTGGCTGACATCCCCTTGTTGGGTGAGCACAAGTCCAAAGTACTG GATCTTCTTGCGAAGGCCGAGACACAGCCTAATCTCACAGTTGGTGTTGTCATTTCAATCATAATTGTCATTTTCACAGTTCTCTTGAAGCTCATCTTTGGCGGGAAGAAGCAGCAACCT GCAAGAGCTACTGCAGAGCCTAAGAAAAGTGATGGTGCTGAGGCATCAACTTCTAACAACGAAGGAGCTACAGAGGAGAAAGAAGAGCAGAATGAGGATGCTGCCGCTGCTCCTCGTAGGAGGACTAGACGTGATAATTAG